A genome region from Bacillaceae bacterium IKA-2 includes the following:
- a CDS encoding DUF3231 family protein has translation MLTNHKIELTSAEIGSIWTNYMSDTSAICTIGSFLDHVEDTEIRAVLKIAERLSKSHVQKLESFFNEEQHPIPHGFTVKNDINKEAPRLYTDDFFLFYIQNLGKMGMEFYTMSLSSSARLDTCEYFTECINESARLFNKATEAMLKKGTFIRAPFIPAAKNVEYVQKQSYLAGWFGQHRPLNAIEMSQIYDNLIKNQLGRTLLLGFCQVATSQKVRDYMIRGRDIADKHVEVFGSLLSKEFLPSASSWDTLVYDTLKVAH, from the coding sequence ATGTTAACCAATCACAAAATAGAATTAACATCGGCAGAAATTGGAAGTATTTGGACAAATTATATGAGTGATACTTCGGCAATTTGCACAATTGGAAGCTTCTTGGACCATGTTGAGGATACAGAAATTCGTGCCGTCTTAAAAATTGCAGAACGGCTATCTAAATCACACGTTCAAAAACTAGAATCATTTTTCAACGAAGAACAACATCCTATTCCACATGGATTTACAGTAAAAAACGATATTAATAAAGAAGCACCGCGTTTATATACAGATGATTTTTTCCTTTTCTACATACAAAATTTAGGTAAAATGGGTATGGAATTTTATACAATGAGTTTATCTAGTTCAGCTCGTTTGGATACGTGTGAGTACTTTACTGAATGTATAAATGAATCGGCAAGACTGTTTAATAAAGCCACAGAAGCGATGTTAAAAAAAGGGACTTTTATACGTGCTCCCTTTATCCCGGCCGCCAAAAATGTTGAGTATGTCCAAAAGCAAAGTTATTTAGCAGGATGGTTCGGTCAGCACAGACCTCTAAATGCGATTGAAATGTCGCAAATTTATGATAATCTAATAAAAAATCAGCTAGGCCGAACGTTGCTACTGGGTTTTTGTCAAGTCGCGACCTCCCAAAAAGTGCGTGATTATATGATAAGGGGGAGAGATATTGCTGATAAGCATGTTGAAGTTTTTGGTTCATTGTTAAGTAAGGAATTCCTTCCTTC